In Desulforegula conservatrix Mb1Pa, the DNA window ATGCCTGGAGTGGTTGCAGCGACGGTTAACTTCGGCGCAGGCAAGATGACGGTAGAGCATTCCATTAACGATTCAGACATCAGGCAGGAAATTAAGCATGCTGGTTATGACGCTGAGCAGGAAAAAACCGACGGATTGCCTGATAATAATCACAGATGGTGGATAAATGCAAAAACCCAGGCAACCATTGTTTCTGGTATTTTGCTGGCAATCGCCGTCATTTTGAATTGGGCCGGGGTAAATGGCCATATTACGATATCCTTATACATCCTGACCGCAATCATAGGCGGATACCACGCGGCAAAGAACGGTTTTTACGGACTAAAATTTTTGTCGCTCGATATGAACGTCCTTATGACCATAGCTATTATTGGCGCAATGGCCATAGGCGAGTGGAGCGAGGGGGCAGTAGTAGCATTCCTCTTTTCTTTAGGCAATGCCTTGCAGACATACACAATGGACAAAACCCGTCACTCCATCCGGTTGCTGATGGAACTTGCACCTCCTGATGCTCTTGTACGGAAATACGGAACCGAACGACGCATGCCAGTTAAAGACATAGCAAAAGGAGATATAATAATTGTCAAGCCAGGAGAGCGAATCGCCATGGATGGACTTGTTCATTCAGGATCATCATCAGTAAACCAGTCCACGATTACAGGAGAATCTATTCCTGTGGAAAAGACAGAGGGCGATATAGTTTACGCAGGGACTGTAAATGAAAACGGATCTCTTGAAATTGAAGTAACCAGAATTGCATCAGATTCTACCCTGACAAAAATAATGCATCTTGTTGAGGAAGCCCAGGCTCAAAGAGCTCCTTCCCAGCAGTTTGTTGATAAATTTGCAAAATATTACACCCCGGCAGTTATTCTGGCTGCCGCCGGAGTCATGATTCTGCCCTGGCTTTTTTTTAAACAGCCATTTGATCCCTGGTTTTATAAGGGATTGGTGCTGCTTGTAATCTCCTGTCCATGCGCCCTGGTTATTTCAACACCTGTATCCATTGTTTCCGCCATAGGAAATGCCTCACGGCAGGGAGTTCTAATAAAGGGCGGTGCTTATCTGGAGCAAATGGGCGCAATACGAGCCATGGCGTTTGATAAAACAGGCACTTTAACCAAGGGACGCCCAAAGGTTACAGATGTAGTAATGTTGAATAACTATTCAGATACAGATTTTTTGAGTCTTGCAGCCTCCATTGAAAAATTTTCAGAACACCCTTTGGCCCAGGCAATCTTGAAAAAAGCTGAGGGTCTTGAACTTAGACAAATGACTAATTTTAAATCCCTTACAGGCAGAGGTGCTCAAGCTGATATAGACGGCCAAACTATATTTATAGGCAATACCAGGCTGTTTGAAGAAATAGGCCATGATCTGGCCCGATATGAAGCAACCTTGGCCAATTTTGAGCTTCAAGGCAAAACAGTTATGTTGGTGGGAACCAAGGATACGGTTTTTGGAATGATAGCAGCGGCTGATATCATGCGCGATAACAGCATCGAGGCAGTCAGAGCCCTTCGCACGGCAGGCATGAAACACATTTCCATGCTGACGGGTGATAACCCTCGTGTCGCCGGCGTAATTGCAGAAAAATTAGGTCTTGAAAAATTTTACAGTTCCCTGCTTCCGGAGGATAAGGTTGCGGCTGTAAAAAAAATAGCAGCGGAATATGGCAATGTCGCAATGGTGGGTGACGGAGTAAACGATGCGCCTGCGCTGGCATCTGCCACAGTAGGAATTGCCATGGGCATGACCGGATCAGATATGGCGCTGGAAACGGCAGATATCGCATTAATGGCTGATGACCTGCATAAATTGTCCTATGTGGTCAGATTAAGCCGCAAGACCGTTGCAGTCATAAAGCAGAATATCGGTTTTTCTGTTCTGGTTAAGTTTTTATTCATTGTACTAACCTTTCTCGGTACTGCAAACCTATGGCTGGCAGTGGCCGCTGATGCAGGTGCGTCCATCCTTGTGACATTAAACGGAATGAGATTGATGAAAAACCTAAGGCAGAGATCTCCCATCGGAAATAAGACATAGCCATACCAAGTTTTTGAAGGGTTTGGGGAGCTTTTTACAAGGCTCTGTTCCCGTCAAATGTGGAATATTTTATCACCCCAATAAATATACTTTTAATAAAAAAGCTGCCTTGTATGGTTAAATTGCCGTTTAAAAAGGCAAATTCGTAGGTCTGATTAGAGCGTTCTGTGATCGTAATCCGACATTGATCCGAATGCCTCCGGCGAGGCTTTATAACCCAATCGACCAAAGTCAGACGAAGCGTATTCGTTCGGCTGTTTTGAAGTTGATAGGGCGAGTGCCTCGAGCGGGTCGCTTTTTGGAAAAAGCTCCGAAAAAACTTTCAATTATATAAATACAGACAAGGTCGTAAAAAGTCAGATTACAGTCATTCCGGCGCAGGCCGGAATCCAGAAGTAACTGAAAATACAAAGATGCCAGATCAAGTCCGGCATGACACCGATGCCTTTTAAAGACTTTTTGCGAGTCCATCAAATAAAGGGCTGATATCATAAAAAACTTAGAGTTTTTGAGGGGTTTGGGGAACCTTTTTGTAAAAAGTTCCCCAAGAAAAAAATAAAAACAATTTGTTCTACATATTTCAACATTTAACTGGAACACAGCCTTTTGAAAACCTCAACTTAAGACTGTGCCCAATATATACGGTTCATACCCGTCTAAAATTTTTTCCCGCAGCTCGGGCAAAATGCAAAATCATCAGATGGAACAGGATTTGAACAGTCCGGGCATGTTTTTGGAATCGGCCCAAGCTCTACGATCAGCTCGCCTTCCTTTATCGGAACCATCTTCTTGTTCACCTGATAATCAGCAAATTTAAGAACACGCTTGACAATTCCATCTGTCTTTGCGTAAACGCCCTTTTCCTGCTTCATAATTGAAAGGTTGAAAACCTCATCACCTTCCCTGACAATATCGCCCTGTTTGACGTGCATGATCCAAAGATCACCGTTACTTGGAGCGGCGACATGGAATTTGTTATCCTTGTCGGCGTTTTCAAATGAACCAGTCCTGTCTGACTTTGGAGCCTGAACCTTGACACCATATTCAATGGCCTCGAAATCAAGAGAATAACGAACCATGCATATTCCGTCGTCTCCGGGTTCTGAAATGGAATGTATGACTATATGATGGGGTTTTTCATCGCTGTCTGTGAAATCCATTTCCTTGCCAAGTTCAAGGCCTTCGAACCACACGTCAAGCGGAAGCCTGTTGGCCTCGCCGAACTCCTCACGAAATTTTATTGTCTTTATGGCGTCAGCAGGATGATTCAGAAACATGAGAAATTCCTCATGAGTAGGTTCGCGTTCAAGAAGTTTTGCAAGAGCTTCTTTTTCTGCGTCAATATCCACATCCACAAGGTGAGTCAGAGGAGAATCTTCTGTTCGTGATTTTATGGCATCCTGATATCCGGCGCCAAAAGCACTCTCATAAACCCAGTCAGACGGAAATCCGAGGGGAAGCTTACCAAATTTACCCACAAGAAGATTTCTGAAAGCATCATTACTGTCTCTGTAAAGTTTCAGCCTCTTTTTTCTTATATCAGGAGATGTTGGCTCTCCTGGATTTTGAACAGCTTCATCAAGAATCTCAAGAAGCTCAAGAACCCCGTTTTCACCGTCACGTTTGTAGCTTCCTGTAATGGCAAGGAAAGCGGTATTCCATGTAATCTGGGAACCAGGTGTCACGTCATGGTAACGATTGATCTTTCTGGTGCCAGCAAGAAACTTAAGCATGTAAGGCAGAAGATGGATATATCCCTGCTTGAGTGCTCCTTCCTGGGAAGATGATGTCGCGCCGCCAGGCATTCCGTGCTCAACCACATCGTAATCTATGCCACGGAAATAAGGGGAAGTATATTTGTCATAATAAGGCATGATCTGCTTTAGAACAAAATTGCAGTCCCTTATCATGTCTTTATCAAGATAGTTCTGTTTTCCGAACTCGTCTTCTATATATGCCGCAGTTGAAAGAACTTCGCCCTGACCATACCATCTTACTGATGCGCCGATTGCGGTATCAACAATATGCGCGCCTGCTTCAACAGCTGCGCCCACAGCAGGCACGAAAAGACCGTCTGTATAATGACGATGATAATGAACCACAAGCTCAGGGTATTTCTTGCGGATTGTTCCTACAAGCGCCCTCATGAATTTCGGAGGA includes these proteins:
- a CDS encoding heavy metal translocating P-type ATPase: MNIKTIKKQGCHDKRNACSTENEDRPSSSNCGAAGACCCQDHETMSGRDNNTFSAFYLEGLDCADCAASLENAINRIKGVSAKINFSSAKLKATYDKSITGPKEIIKVIAGFGYKATLEKKTDEEPVFLRTVFRLSGLDCADCAAKLEKRISAMPGVVAATVNFGAGKMTVEHSINDSDIRQEIKHAGYDAEQEKTDGLPDNNHRWWINAKTQATIVSGILLAIAVILNWAGVNGHITISLYILTAIIGGYHAAKNGFYGLKFLSLDMNVLMTIAIIGAMAIGEWSEGAVVAFLFSLGNALQTYTMDKTRHSIRLLMELAPPDALVRKYGTERRMPVKDIAKGDIIIVKPGERIAMDGLVHSGSSSVNQSTITGESIPVEKTEGDIVYAGTVNENGSLEIEVTRIASDSTLTKIMHLVEEAQAQRAPSQQFVDKFAKYYTPAVILAAAGVMILPWLFFKQPFDPWFYKGLVLLVISCPCALVISTPVSIVSAIGNASRQGVLIKGGAYLEQMGAIRAMAFDKTGTLTKGRPKVTDVVMLNNYSDTDFLSLAASIEKFSEHPLAQAILKKAEGLELRQMTNFKSLTGRGAQADIDGQTIFIGNTRLFEEIGHDLARYEATLANFELQGKTVMLVGTKDTVFGMIAAADIMRDNSIEAVRALRTAGMKHISMLTGDNPRVAGVIAEKLGLEKFYSSLLPEDKVAAVKKIAAEYGNVAMVGDGVNDAPALASATVGIAMGMTGSDMALETADIALMADDLHKLSYVVRLSRKTVAVIKQNIGFSVLVKFLFIVLTFLGTANLWLAVAADAGASILVTLNGMRLMKNLRQRSPIGNKT